A region of the Acidobacteriota bacterium genome:
ACCAATGTCGAAACCAGTTACGCATAATCATCCCTAATCCGCCCCATCATTCACTCGGGCACGCTGGCACTCGGGCTCATCACATGGGCCACCGTCTACTTCACCAGGTCGATGGCGGGAAATGCCGACCCTTCATGTTCCGCGATGGCCACGATCTCCACGCGCAATGCGGACCGCGCCCGCGCGATGCGCGATTTCACTGTTCCGGGCGCCAGATGCAAAATGTCCCCTAACTCGTCGTAACTTAATTCTTCCATCTCGCGTAAAACTAAAATCGTGCGGTGCGCTTCGTCGAGCCGCGCCAGCCCGCGCTGCACCAGCGTCTGCGTCTCCTGTGTCAGCATCCCATCGAGCGCGCTAGGCCGGTCGCTCGCCGCTTCGGGATAAGTGAACTCCGCGCCCGCCGCTGGCTCCATCGGGCATTCCTGCTTGCGATGCCGCCGCCACCAGCGGTTCTGGTTCGATGCGGTGTTGAGCGTGATGCGGTAGAGCCAGGTCTTGAGCGTGCACTCGCCGTGGAACTGCGCGATGCCGCGATAGGCTTTGAGGAACGCCTCCTGCACCACATCGGAGGCATCGCCGCGATTGCGCATCAGTCGGCAGGCGAGCCGGTGCATCATCGGCGTGTATTGCTCAACCATCCAATCGAAGTCTTCTTGTGATCCCGCACGAAGTGCGGCGATACGCACCACTTCTTCGCGGCTCACAGAACTTACCCGGTCGTTGAGAGAAAGGTTGAGCAGGCTGGAGAACAGGCGGCTCATAACTTCAAGATAGTCCTTTCGCAACCGTACTGCAACAAGGCCTTTCACTTACTCTGACCCCGTTGCGGGGGAAATGTTCCGAGCGTAGTCCAACCGAGCCGTGACCAGAAGGGAGAGGTGGCCAGCAGTCTGGGGTGTCCCTTCTGGCCGCCACTCTCTTCTGGTCGCGGCTCGGTTGGACTAGACAAACAAAAACCGTCGCCCCAGTTGGAGCGACGGTTCTATTGTTCCACGTAAGCAATTGATTATACTGGCACAGTCTATTCCTCTACGCGGTCCGCTTCATTGCGTCCTTGCCGCTGCCGAGTGCCGCCTGAGCCGCGGCTAGGCGGGCGATGGGGACTCGGTAGGGTGAGCAGCTTACGTAGTCCAATCCCACCATATGGCAGAACTCGACCGAGCTGGGGTCGCCGCCGTGCTCGCCGCAGATGCCGATCTCAATCGTCGGGCGCGCCTTGCGACCTTTCTCCTTGGTGAGCTTGATTAGCTCGCCCACGCCGGAACGGTCGAGTTGCGAGAAGGGGTCTTTCTCCAGCACGCCATTCGTGGTGTAGGCCTCGAGGAACTTGCCGCTATCATCGCGGGAAAAGCCGAAGGTGGTTTGCGTCAGATCATTTGTCCCGAAGCTGAAGAACTCGGCGTCGAGCGCAATTTGATCGGCAACCAGCGCGGCGCGCGGAACTTCGATCATGGTGCCCACCATGTACTTCACGCGCATTCCCTTCCTGGCGAACACTTCCTCGGCGACGCGGTCGCAGATGGCCTTTTGCAGCGACAGCTCTTTGCGGCTGCCGACCAGCGGAACCATGATCTCGGGGATGACCGACTTGCCTTCCTTGGTCACCTGGCAGGCCGCCTCGATGATGGCACGCGCCTGCATCTCGGTGATCTCGGGGTGTACGATGCCGAGGCGGCACCCGCGCAGGCCGAGCATGGGGTTCAGTTCATGCAGTTGCTCGACACGTGCCAGCAACGCTTCCTTCTGCTTCAAACCTTTCGCCCCGCGCTTGCGGCGCAGCAGCGCGATCTCTACCATCAAGTCCTCGCGCTTGGGCAGGAACTCATGCAGCGGGGGATCGAGCAGGCGGATGATCACCGGCAGCCCTTGCATCACGCGGAACAAGCCGACGAAGTCCTTGCGCTGCATGGGCAACAGCTTCGCCAACTCCTTGCGGCGGGCCTTTTCGGTGTCGGCCAGAATCATGGCCTGCATGTGGCGGATGCGGTCCTCGGCGAAGAACATGTGCTCGGTGCGGCACAGCCCAATGCCCTCCGCGCCGAACTTGCGGGCGACGGCGGCGTCGCGCGGGATGTCCGCGTTGGCGCGCACGCCGAGCTTGCGGAACTCATCGGCCCAGCTCATGAACTTGGCGAACTCTCCGCTGTTGGGATCGGGTTCCATAGTCGGCACCTGTCCTAGAATGACGCGGCCAGTCGAGCCGTCCAGCGTAATCCAATCGCCCTCTTTCAGGATGAGCTTGCCGATGGTCATCAACTTCTTGCCGGCTTCCACCTGAATGTTTCCTGCGCCCACCACGCAGCATTTGCCCATGCCGCGGCCAACAACTGCCGCGTGGCTGGTCATGCCGCCGCGCGAGGTCAGGATGCCCGCCGCCACTTCCATGCCGTGGATGTCATCGGGCACAGTTTCGAGGCGCACCAGAATCACCGGATACTTCTTGGCCTGCTTCACGGCGTCTTCAGCCGAGAACACGATGCGGCCCACCGCCGCGCCCGGCGACGCGGGCAATCCCGTGGCGATGACCTTCAGCGGCTTCGACTCATCGAGGATGGGATGCAGCAGTTGATCGAGCTGGCTCGGCTCGACGCGCATCAGCGCTTCCTTCTTGTCGATGAGACCTTCCTCCACCATGTCCACCGCCGCGCGCACGGCGGCCTTGCCGGTGCGCTTGCCGTTGCGCGTCTGCAGCATGTAGAGCTTGCCTTCCTGGATGGTGAACTCAAAATCCTGCAAATCTTTGTAATGCTTTTCGAGGCGCAGAGTGGTCTCGCGGAGCTGGTCGTAGACCTCCGGCATGATGTCGCGCAGCTTGATGATGGGGATGGGCGTGCGAATGCCCGCGACCACATCTTCGCCCTGCGCGTTCATCAGGAACTCGCCGTAAAATTCCTTCACGCCCGTCGAGGGGTTGCGCGTGAAGCCCACACCCGTGCCGCTGGTCTCGCCCATGTTGCCGAAGACCATGGCTTGCACATTCACCGCCGTGCCGAGCGACTCGGAGATCGCATTCATGCGGCGGTAGTGGGCCGCGCGCGGGTTATACCAGGAGCGGAACACGGCGTCGCGCGCCATCACCATCTGGTCGCGGGCGTTCTGCGGGAAGGGCTTGCCGGTCTTCTTCTGGACCAGCTTCTTGTAGTCGGCGATCACTTCCTGCAACGCCTTGGCGTCGAGGTCGGTGTCGAAATGCACTTTACGTTTCTTCTTGGCGGATTCAAATACGTGATCGAAGTCGGCTTTAGAAACTTCCAGAACCACGTTGCCGAACATCTGAATGAAGCGGCGGTAGCAGTCGTAGGCAAAACGCTCATTCTTCGTGCGCGTGGCGTGGACCCTCACCGTGGCGTCGTTTAGGCCCAGATTGAGAATTGTGTCCATCATGCCCGGCATGGAGAATTTCGCGCCGGAGCGCACGCTGACCAGCAGAGGATTTTCATGGGAGCCCAGCTGGGCCCCTGTTGCGGCTTCGAGTTTGTCGAGCGACGCCCACATCTGCTGCTCCAGCTCGGCGGGCAGCTTGCTCTTATTCTCCATATACAAGCGGCAGGCGGCGGTCGAGATGGTGAAGCCGGGGGGGACGGGAAGACCCGCGTTGGTCATCTCGGCCAAACCGGCGCCCTTGCCGCCGAGGATGTCTTTCACGGTGCCGGGCATCGTGCCGTGGCCCTCGGCCTTGCCTTCGCCAAAAAAATATACAAACTTCTCGCTCATGGTGTTTCCTCCTGGAATTCGTCAGTCCCCGCGCATGTTTATGCCCTGCTATCAGAGCCCCGACCGCGAGGGAGGGGGCACGTTCAACAGGCACCCATTGCCGGCCAGCGTGCCCCCTCCCTTACGGTCAGGGCTCTGATGCGCGCTAGGCTGGCTTGGACTCGCGGGGAACTATTTCAGAAAAATCAGCAATCGTTGAAAATCCGTTTAACAACATATCCAGCAAACAAAGCCGATTGGTGCGTATATCGAGATCAGGGTCCATCACCAAAACCTTGTCGAAGAACAGGTCCACCGCCGGGCGCAGCGAGGCGATCATCTGCAACGCGCCGGTGTAATTCCCCGAACTTTTCTCGCGGGCCACCTGCTCGAAAACCTCTTCGTATTTCGCGTGGAGGGCTGTTTCTTCGGCCATGCTGAACAACTCGGGTTGCGGCCTGCCGCTAGTGAATCCCTGCGACTTTCTGGCCTGCTCAATGATGTTCTTCATGCGCTTGAAGGATGCCGCCAGCGGCTCGAAGTCTTCCGTGGTGCGAATGAGCGCCACGGCTTCCACGCGCTTTAGAATATCGGCAACGTCATCGTTCGTTGCGGCTGAATCACTTCCACTTGCCTGAAGAACCGCGGCCACTTCGTCGTAGGCGAAGCCGCGTACCTCGCGGAGATAATATCGCAGACGATCCTCGAAGAAGTCGATCAGCGGCTGGCGCGCCGCGGCGTCGGTCCAGGCTTCGGCTTCGCCCATGCGCTGGGCATAACGGTACACTTCGCAGCCCGCGCCGACCAGGCCATCAATGGTCAGGGGCAACTGCTTTTCCGCGAGAATGCGAATCACTCCCTGCGCGGCGCGCCGCAGCCCGAACGGGTCTTTCGATCCCGTCGGCGCGAGGCCCACGCCGAAGCAGCCGACCAGCGTGTCCATGCGGTCGGCGAGCGAGAGGATGTTGCCGCCCAGGCTCCGCGGCAGCCCATCCTCCATGCTTTGCGGCAGATAGTGATCGTAGATGGCTGTCGCTATGGACTCGGAAAGATTCTCGCGCCGCGCGCTGAGGCCGCCGATGATGCCTTGCAGCTCGGTGAATTCTTTTACCAGATCGGTGGTGAGGTCGCACTTGGCCATGCGTGCCGCCTGCATAATATCGGTCTGCATCTGGGGATCAACAACGAATTGAGAATGCCGCAAGCCACTCACCAGCGCATCCGCAAGCGCCTGCATACGGGAGGATTTTTCGAAGTACGACCCCAGCTTTGCTTGGAACGTAACATTGCGAAGCGATTCGAGACGGTTCTGCAAGGCGGTCTCGCCATCGGCTTTCCAGAAAAACTGGGCGTCGTTGAAGCGGGCGCGCAGGACGCGCTCATGGCCGTGGCGAATCACGCCGGTGCTATCGCCATCCGATTCCAGCACGGCAATAAATCGCGGCGCCAGCTTTCCCGCCGCATCCTCGACGGCGAAGTATTTCTGGTGGCCGCGCATCACGGTAATCAGGACTTCTTCAGGCAATGATAGATAGGCAGGATCAAACCCACCCAGCAGCGGCGTGGGATGCTCGGTCAGATAGGTGTGAGTCTCCAGCAGCTCCGGGCTGGGCTTCAGCTTCAATCCATTTTCAAATTGCAAAAGGCGGGCGGCTTCATCCAGTATGCGCGCACGGCGCTCGCTCGGATCGAGCAGCACGCCGTTGGATGCGAGCGTCTGGCGATAGTCGGCGAACGTCTTCACGGCAAGCAAGGGCTTGCCGCCGGATTTAGATAAGTTGCGATGGCCGAACGTGGTCTTCCCGGATTTCACATTGCCGATGGAGCAGGGAATCACGCGCCCGCCGCACAGCGCCAGGAGATTGCGAACCGGGCGAATGAACTGTGTGCCGGTTTTGCCTTCGGCGGCGGAGTCCCAGTGCATGGTGCGCGGAAAGTAGATGCCCTTCACCGCCTGCGGAATCAGTTCGCTTAATATCTCAATCGCGGGCCGGCCGCGGCGCGTTACGCGCACGCTCAAGTATTCGCCTTTGGGCGTGGTAACAACTTTCAACTTGTCAGGAGTCGTCCCGTTTTTGGCGGCAAATTGAATGGCCGCGGGGGTGGGATTGCCCTGGGCGTCGTAGGCGATTTTCTTCGGCGGTCCCTGCACCGCTTCCTTTACGGTGGGTTGCTTCGCGGCAATGCGTGGACAAAAGGCCACCAGCCGCCGCGACGTGGCGAACGTCTGAAGTTCCAGCGGGCCTTCGGGCGCCAGATTGTTTTCGGTGAGTCCCTTTTCCAGATGCTGGCGCAGATCACGCAGCGCGCCGGGAATCATCCACGCGGGGATTTCTTCAACGCCCAACTCCAGGAAGAACTCTTGATATTTTTCTTTCACAGTCGATTCTTTTCTTTCTGATCCGATGTCTGCTTAATTGCCGGAATGCACGCGTTGCTGGGGAATCTCGATCCTGGGCTGTTGCATATACGCCGCAGCCACGCCACAGGCCAGTTGCCGCAC
Encoded here:
- a CDS encoding sigma-70 family RNA polymerase sigma factor; protein product: MRKDYLEVMSRLFSSLLNLSLNDRVSSVSREEVVRIAALRAGSQEDFDWMVEQYTPMMHRLACRLMRNRGDASDVVQEAFLKAYRGIAQFHGECTLKTWLYRITLNTASNQNRWWRRHRKQECPMEPAAGAEFTYPEAASDRPSALDGMLTQETQTLVQRGLARLDEAHRTILVLREMEELSYDELGDILHLAPGTVKSRIARARSALRVEIVAIAEHEGSAFPAIDLVK
- a CDS encoding glycine--tRNA ligase subunit beta, with the translated sequence MIPGALRDLRQHLEKGLTENNLAPEGPLELQTFATSRRLVAFCPRIAAKQPTVKEAVQGPPKKIAYDAQGNPTPAAIQFAAKNGTTPDKLKVVTTPKGEYLSVRVTRRGRPAIEILSELIPQAVKGIYFPRTMHWDSAAEGKTGTQFIRPVRNLLALCGGRVIPCSIGNVKSGKTTFGHRNLSKSGGKPLLAVKTFADYRQTLASNGVLLDPSERRARILDEAARLLQFENGLKLKPSPELLETHTYLTEHPTPLLGGFDPAYLSLPEEVLITVMRGHQKYFAVEDAAGKLAPRFIAVLESDGDSTGVIRHGHERVLRARFNDAQFFWKADGETALQNRLESLRNVTFQAKLGSYFEKSSRMQALADALVSGLRHSQFVVDPQMQTDIMQAARMAKCDLTTDLVKEFTELQGIIGGLSARRENLSESIATAIYDHYLPQSMEDGLPRSLGGNILSLADRMDTLVGCFGVGLAPTGSKDPFGLRRAAQGVIRILAEKQLPLTIDGLVGAGCEVYRYAQRMGEAEAWTDAAARQPLIDFFEDRLRYYLREVRGFAYDEVAAVLQASGSDSAATNDDVADILKRVEAVALIRTTEDFEPLAASFKRMKNIIEQARKSQGFTSGRPQPELFSMAEETALHAKYEEVFEQVAREKSSGNYTGALQMIASLRPAVDLFFDKVLVMDPDLDIRTNRLCLLDMLLNGFSTIADFSEIVPRESKPA
- a CDS encoding pyruvate, phosphate dikinase; the protein is MSEKFVYFFGEGKAEGHGTMPGTVKDILGGKGAGLAEMTNAGLPVPPGFTISTAACRLYMENKSKLPAELEQQMWASLDKLEAATGAQLGSHENPLLVSVRSGAKFSMPGMMDTILNLGLNDATVRVHATRTKNERFAYDCYRRFIQMFGNVVLEVSKADFDHVFESAKKKRKVHFDTDLDAKALQEVIADYKKLVQKKTGKPFPQNARDQMVMARDAVFRSWYNPRAAHYRRMNAISESLGTAVNVQAMVFGNMGETSGTGVGFTRNPSTGVKEFYGEFLMNAQGEDVVAGIRTPIPIIKLRDIMPEVYDQLRETTLRLEKHYKDLQDFEFTIQEGKLYMLQTRNGKRTGKAAVRAAVDMVEEGLIDKKEALMRVEPSQLDQLLHPILDESKPLKVIATGLPASPGAAVGRIVFSAEDAVKQAKKYPVILVRLETVPDDIHGMEVAAGILTSRGGMTSHAAVVGRGMGKCCVVGAGNIQVEAGKKLMTIGKLILKEGDWITLDGSTGRVILGQVPTMEPDPNSGEFAKFMSWADEFRKLGVRANADIPRDAAVARKFGAEGIGLCRTEHMFFAEDRIRHMQAMILADTEKARRKELAKLLPMQRKDFVGLFRVMQGLPVIIRLLDPPLHEFLPKREDLMVEIALLRRKRGAKGLKQKEALLARVEQLHELNPMLGLRGCRLGIVHPEITEMQARAIIEAACQVTKEGKSVIPEIMVPLVGSRKELSLQKAICDRVAEEVFARKGMRVKYMVGTMIEVPRAALVADQIALDAEFFSFGTNDLTQTTFGFSRDDSGKFLEAYTTNGVLEKDPFSQLDRSGVGELIKLTKEKGRKARPTIEIGICGEHGGDPSSVEFCHMVGLDYVSCSPYRVPIARLAAAQAALGSGKDAMKRTA